The following are from one region of the Azospirillum sp. TSH100 genome:
- the pstB gene encoding phosphate ABC transporter ATP-binding protein PstB, translating to MPPGMMAGTAADRPIAGAGLPEKISVRNLEFFYDGYRALKNISLPLYDRQVTAFIGPSGCGKSTLLRILNRMYDLYPKQVATGEVLLDGVNILSPKQDLNLLRARVGMVFQKPTPFPMSIYDNIAFGVRLYEKLSKADMEERIEFSLRRAALWDEVKDKLRQNGMSLSGGQQQRLCIARAIAVKPSVLLLDEPTSALDPISTAKCEELIDELRSDYCIAIVTHNMQQAARISNFTAFMYLGELIEFGNTEEIFTNPTKEKTSEYITGRFG from the coding sequence ATGCCCCCCGGCATGATGGCCGGGACCGCCGCGGACCGCCCCATCGCCGGCGCCGGGCTGCCCGAGAAGATCAGCGTCCGGAACCTGGAATTCTTCTATGACGGCTACCGGGCGCTGAAGAACATCTCGCTGCCGCTGTACGACCGTCAGGTCACCGCCTTCATCGGTCCGTCGGGTTGCGGCAAGTCGACCCTGCTGCGCATCCTGAACCGGATGTATGACCTCTATCCCAAGCAGGTCGCCACCGGAGAGGTGCTGCTGGACGGTGTCAACATCCTGTCGCCCAAGCAGGATCTGAACCTGCTGCGCGCCCGCGTCGGCATGGTGTTCCAGAAGCCGACGCCGTTTCCCATGTCGATCTACGACAACATCGCCTTCGGCGTGCGGCTTTACGAGAAGCTGTCCAAGGCCGACATGGAGGAGCGGATCGAGTTCTCGTTGCGCCGTGCCGCCCTGTGGGACGAGGTGAAGGACAAGCTGCGCCAGAACGGCATGAGCCTGTCCGGTGGCCAGCAGCAGCGCCTGTGCATCGCCCGCGCCATCGCGGTCAAGCCGTCGGTCCTGCTGCTGGACGAGCCGACCTCGGCGCTCGATCCGATCTCCACCGCCAAGTGCGAGGAACTGATCGACGAGCTGCGTTCCGACTACTGCATCGCCATCGTCACCCACAACATGCAGCAGGCGGCCCGCATCTCCAACTTCACCGCATTCATGTATCTGGGCGAGCTGATCGAGTTCGGGAACACGGAAGAGATCTTCACCAACCCCACCAAGGAAAAGACGTCCGAATACATCACCGGCCGTTTCGGCTGA